A stretch of Sandaracinaceae bacterium DNA encodes these proteins:
- a CDS encoding iron-containing redox enzyme family protein: MTRPVTDPLSIACADALLRLWPRLYRDATPDDPLAWIERAVRSSPAGWRSLVSDDHTPVELSVACGPEGETLRLLVEAQADEPTTAAQMAAALSVQRWACDRLGARGERLDAIAPWLLPDAHRGRFALWHAAVFRPDGAIDLKAYLDPAARGVSRAAETVERSLEALGLLRAWPAVASLAGRGPGLDRLSFFSIDLVEPTRARTKVYVSKHRASVAELRAAARLARHGDEDALLAHLEATVGAREGYLPASLPIVTCLDFVADDPTPQHLTVHVPVRAYAPDDAEAMSRARAALRAAGLAPRPAEEAVAGFARRELDAGSGMIPYVSHRSEAAGRRVTVYLSLEAARIDAPHAGVAAAAERPSSAGPIAPLVEALASAPITHHPFLQRLAREPLAMERLALVLLNFQAAITRDFARRLAQTVARVDDEAVRSILAKQLDDELGHGDPDAAHRLLFDRFVEGLHDHVPDPLPEGHLAPGQRLAETLEHLYVREPNGWVGVGATLVMEVFGQQVDAFLGEQFRRQSELPASVLEWLTLHEELEHDHVEEVFTLARRIPEGDARARAREGVEALATAGWAFFDDLYRVVWPS, from the coding sequence ATGACTCGACCCGTCACCGATCCCCTCTCGATCGCGTGCGCCGATGCGCTCCTGCGCCTGTGGCCGCGCCTGTACCGCGACGCTACGCCCGACGACCCGCTCGCCTGGATCGAGCGCGCCGTCCGCTCCTCGCCCGCCGGGTGGCGCTCGCTCGTCTCCGACGACCACACGCCGGTCGAGCTGTCGGTCGCGTGCGGTCCGGAGGGCGAGACCCTGCGGTTGCTCGTGGAGGCCCAGGCCGACGAGCCGACGACGGCGGCGCAGATGGCCGCCGCGCTGTCGGTGCAGCGCTGGGCGTGCGACCGGCTCGGCGCGCGCGGGGAGCGGCTCGACGCGATCGCGCCGTGGCTCCTGCCCGACGCGCACAGGGGACGCTTCGCGCTCTGGCACGCGGCGGTCTTCCGGCCCGACGGCGCGATCGATCTCAAGGCCTACCTCGATCCGGCGGCCCGAGGCGTCTCCCGCGCGGCCGAGACCGTGGAGCGCTCGCTCGAGGCGCTCGGGCTGCTCCGCGCCTGGCCCGCGGTCGCGTCGCTGGCCGGACGCGGACCCGGCCTCGATCGGCTCAGCTTCTTCTCCATCGACCTGGTGGAGCCGACCCGGGCGCGCACCAAGGTCTACGTCTCGAAGCACCGGGCGAGCGTGGCGGAGCTCCGGGCCGCCGCGCGGCTTGCGCGCCACGGGGACGAAGACGCGCTGCTCGCGCACCTCGAGGCCACGGTCGGCGCGCGCGAGGGCTACCTCCCCGCGTCGCTCCCGATCGTGACCTGTCTGGACTTCGTCGCCGACGACCCGACCCCGCAGCACCTCACCGTGCACGTGCCCGTGCGCGCCTACGCCCCGGACGACGCGGAGGCGATGAGCCGCGCGCGCGCGGCGCTCCGGGCCGCGGGCCTCGCGCCTCGTCCGGCCGAGGAGGCCGTCGCCGGCTTCGCCCGCCGCGAGCTCGACGCCGGCTCCGGGATGATCCCCTACGTCTCCCACCGCAGCGAGGCGGCCGGCCGGCGAGTCACCGTCTACCTCTCCCTCGAGGCAGCGCGAATCGACGCGCCGCACGCCGGAGTCGCGGCCGCCGCGGAGCGCCCGTCGTCGGCCGGCCCGATCGCGCCGCTCGTCGAGGCCCTCGCGAGCGCGCCGATCACGCATCACCCGTTCCTCCAGCGCCTGGCCCGCGAGCCGCTCGCGATGGAGCGCCTCGCGCTCGTGCTCCTGAACTTCCAGGCCGCGATCACGCGTGACTTCGCCCGCCGGCTCGCGCAGACGGTCGCCCGGGTGGACGACGAGGCGGTGCGCTCGATCCTCGCCAAGCAGCTTGACGACGAGCTCGGACACGGCGACCCGGACGCGGCGCACCGGCTGCTCTTCGATCGCTTCGTCGAGGGCCTGCACGACCACGTCCCCGACCCGCTCCCCGAGGGTCACCTCGCGCCGGGCCAGCGGCTCGCCGAGACGCTCGAGCACCTCTACGTGCGCGAGCCGAACGGCTGGGTCGGGGTCGGCGCGACGCTGGTGATGGAGGTCTTCGGGCAGCAGGTCGACGCGTTCCTGGGCGAGCAGTTCCGGCGCCAGAGCGAGCTGCCGGCCTCGGTGCTGGAGTGGCTCACCCTGCACGAGGAGCTCGAGCACGACCACGTGGAGGAGGTCTTCACGCTCGCCCGCCGCATCCCGGAGGGCGACGCGCGGGCGCGGGCGCGCGAGGGCGTCGAGGCCCTGGCGACCGCGGGCTGGGCGTTCTTCGACGACCTGTACCGCGTGGTCTGGCCGTCGTGA
- a CDS encoding aminotransferase class V-fold PLP-dependent enzyme, translating to MTELRSLRARFPLLEERLYCATPGLGPVLRETFDDLEAYRRTFTRRSRALDEWVERHEALHGLVERLLGAPPGSVFLTDTATAAQAALAAAVTPSAERRRIVTSAADFHSSRYLWAAQARRGFEITELDARAHADEARLLESIDARTAIVALSLVSPRSGALLPARAIAARCREVGAILVLDAYQAVGIVPLDVEALGADVVIGGTHKWLHGGGTGLAFGYVSPPLAARLEPAYPGWIGHASLRAFSDRFEPHDGARRLAQGTPAMEPVYTARAGLELALEVGVSAFRARSLALTGHLLAGLAERGISVRTPDAGRGGMVCVEAADGEAVVAALEAEGIDVDTRPGAGVRIGPHPTQTEADMDTLVDALARAVRA from the coding sequence GTGACGGAGCTGCGCTCGCTCCGCGCCCGCTTCCCGCTGCTCGAGGAGCGGCTCTACTGCGCGACGCCCGGGCTCGGGCCGGTCCTCCGTGAGACCTTCGACGATCTGGAGGCCTACCGGCGGACCTTCACGCGGCGCAGCCGCGCCCTCGACGAGTGGGTGGAGCGTCACGAGGCCTTGCACGGGCTCGTCGAGCGGCTGCTCGGTGCGCCGCCCGGATCGGTCTTCCTCACCGACACCGCGACCGCCGCGCAGGCCGCCCTCGCCGCCGCGGTGACGCCGAGCGCCGAGCGCCGTCGGATCGTCACCAGCGCGGCCGACTTCCACTCGAGCCGCTATCTCTGGGCCGCCCAGGCCCGGCGCGGCTTCGAGATCACCGAGCTCGACGCGCGGGCGCACGCCGACGAGGCGCGCCTCCTCGAGTCCATCGACGCGCGGACCGCGATCGTCGCGCTCTCGCTCGTGTCCCCGAGGAGCGGGGCGCTGCTGCCCGCGCGCGCGATCGCGGCGCGGTGCCGCGAGGTGGGCGCCATCCTGGTGCTCGACGCGTACCAGGCGGTCGGGATCGTCCCCCTCGACGTCGAGGCGCTCGGCGCGGACGTCGTGATCGGCGGCACCCACAAGTGGCTCCACGGCGGCGGCACCGGGCTCGCGTTCGGCTACGTCTCGCCGCCGCTCGCGGCCCGGCTCGAGCCCGCCTACCCGGGCTGGATCGGGCACGCGTCGCTGCGCGCGTTCTCCGATCGCTTCGAGCCTCACGATGGCGCGCGTCGGCTCGCGCAGGGGACGCCAGCGATGGAGCCCGTCTACACCGCCCGGGCGGGGCTGGAGCTCGCGCTCGAGGTCGGCGTCTCGGCCTTCCGCGCGCGGAGCCTGGCGCTGACCGGCCACCTGCTCGCGGGCCTGGCCGAGCGAGGGATCTCCGTCCGGACGCCGGACGCGGGCCGGGGCGGCATGGTCTGCGTGGAGGCCGCCGACGGCGAGGCGGTGGTGGCCGCGCTCGAGGCGGAGGGCATCGACGTGGACACCCGCCCCGGGGCCGGCGTACGGATCGGGCCCCACCCGACACAGACGGAGGCCGACATGGACACCCTGGTCGACGCGCTCGCGCGGGCGGTGCGCGCGTGA
- a CDS encoding serine/threonine-protein kinase, which produces MGHATRLGDYDSAVTHGLGERLSRFALAVALIVLGLIVLGEAYAVSVGQPLSLFSTWGGAAQLFLLFSAALTAVCARCASPSLVRAVDLGFPLAAGGAVTLALWGASEVAAPDLVALLLMTLVLLARAALVPSSASTSVGIGLLAFAPTVAATAKGFGVASELAGDVDAFRVLFAALWSVGAVAVAAMCSHVVYDLRARVSSALRLGPYSPVRLLGEGGVGRVYEAKHVRLHRPAAIKLLRGDLVSERALDRFEQEVQITARLQHPHTVSIYDYGRTATGTLFYVMELIDGMSLDDLVTRHGPLPSARVTFLLQQAVGALAEAHAQGLVHRDVKPSNIMVGARAGLGDWVTVVDFGLAHPVRGEVAAAVMGTPHFLAPEIIEGSQPVSAAADLYAVGVTAYFALTGGFPFEGATIPAVCAGHLLGAVEPPSARVAHPIDPALEQIVLRCLAKDPADRPESADALLASLAQAQRRAWDHERAHAWWVEHAPPRPAPLPPPEPAPACPWSGRRPALALPG; this is translated from the coding sequence ATGGGGCACGCGACGCGGCTGGGCGACTACGACTCCGCGGTGACGCACGGGCTGGGAGAGCGCCTCTCGCGCTTCGCCCTCGCGGTGGCCCTGATCGTCCTGGGGCTGATCGTCCTGGGTGAGGCCTACGCCGTGAGCGTGGGGCAGCCGCTCTCGCTGTTCTCGACCTGGGGCGGCGCGGCGCAGCTCTTCTTGCTCTTCTCTGCCGCCCTCACCGCCGTATGTGCGCGCTGCGCGTCGCCCTCGCTCGTGCGCGCCGTCGACCTCGGCTTCCCGCTCGCGGCGGGCGGCGCGGTCACGCTCGCGCTCTGGGGTGCGAGCGAGGTCGCGGCCCCGGACCTGGTCGCGCTGCTCCTGATGACCCTGGTCTTGCTCGCGCGCGCCGCGCTGGTGCCGTCCTCGGCCAGCACCAGCGTGGGCATCGGCCTGCTCGCGTTCGCGCCCACCGTCGCCGCCACCGCGAAGGGCTTCGGGGTCGCGTCCGAGCTCGCCGGAGACGTCGACGCCTTCCGGGTGCTCTTCGCCGCGCTCTGGTCGGTGGGCGCGGTGGCGGTGGCCGCGATGTGCTCGCACGTGGTCTACGATCTCCGCGCGCGCGTCAGCTCCGCCCTCCGGCTCGGGCCGTACTCGCCCGTCCGCCTGCTCGGTGAGGGCGGCGTGGGGAGGGTCTACGAAGCAAAACACGTGCGCCTGCACCGCCCCGCGGCCATCAAGCTGCTGCGTGGCGATCTCGTCTCGGAGCGCGCGCTCGACCGCTTCGAGCAGGAGGTGCAGATCACCGCGAGGCTCCAGCACCCGCACACGGTCTCGATCTACGACTACGGGCGCACCGCGACCGGGACGCTCTTCTACGTGATGGAGCTGATCGACGGCATGAGCCTGGACGACCTCGTGACGCGCCACGGCCCGCTCCCGTCGGCGCGCGTGACCTTCTTGCTGCAGCAGGCGGTCGGCGCGCTCGCGGAGGCCCACGCGCAGGGGCTCGTGCACCGCGACGTGAAGCCCTCGAACATCATGGTCGGCGCGCGGGCGGGGCTCGGAGACTGGGTCACCGTCGTCGACTTCGGGCTGGCGCACCCCGTGCGCGGCGAGGTCGCCGCCGCGGTGATGGGCACGCCGCACTTCCTCGCGCCCGAGATCATCGAGGGCTCGCAGCCCGTCTCGGCCGCGGCCGATCTCTACGCGGTGGGCGTCACCGCGTACTTCGCGCTGACCGGCGGCTTCCCCTTCGAGGGCGCGACGATCCCCGCCGTCTGCGCGGGTCACCTCCTCGGAGCGGTCGAGCCCCCGTCCGCGCGGGTCGCGCACCCGATCGACCCCGCGCTCGAGCAGATCGTCCTGCGCTGCCTCGCGAAGGACCCCGCGGATCGCCCCGAGAGCGCGGACGCGCTGCTCGCGTCGCTCGCGCAGGCCCAGCGGCGGGCGTGGGATCACGAGCGGGCGCACGCGTGGTGGGTCGAGCACGCGCCGCCGCGGCCCGCGCCCCTGCCACCTCCCGAGCCCGCCCCGGCGTGCCCGTGGTCGGGTCGACGCCCCGCGCTCGCGCTGCCTGGCTGA
- a CDS encoding VWA domain-containing protein: MHHIDRLAFVLVLPLLLPACEAGCGMTRGRDGGGGGEEMGEARCHDGRDDDGDGWIDCEDPGCFALASCGPGDGGPRRDAGFMGCVGTPYEAVEAYAPIDIVWVVDTSGSMRNEAERVQENMQRFATAIGGVGLDWHVVMISTQDFVSVPEPLASDPRYLLIDRAVSSNEPLRALLAEWPRYSDFLRRGAISHFIAVTDDESDLGWMEFQTEMRRNLMRNFIFHTISSEVAGPSSFMYPNGQPCQTGSGFPPEGAAEPGVEYWELASATGGRTFSICTPSSEWVSLFDSLTAAIAVPQRIPCEYDIPDPPEGEELDLMRVNVRFRSSGGDSTVFPYVGGSDGADCTTPGRYYDDPAAPTRIILCPNACTQISGDAGGRVDVELGCQTFII, encoded by the coding sequence ATGCATCACATCGACCGCCTCGCCTTCGTCCTGGTTCTCCCGCTGCTGCTCCCCGCGTGTGAGGCGGGGTGTGGGATGACACGGGGGCGCGACGGAGGAGGCGGCGGCGAGGAGATGGGCGAGGCCCGCTGCCACGACGGCCGGGACGACGACGGCGACGGGTGGATCGACTGCGAGGATCCCGGCTGCTTCGCGCTCGCGTCGTGCGGGCCGGGCGACGGCGGCCCGCGGCGCGACGCCGGCTTCATGGGCTGCGTCGGCACCCCGTACGAGGCGGTCGAGGCCTACGCGCCGATCGACATCGTCTGGGTCGTCGACACCTCGGGCAGCATGCGCAACGAGGCGGAGCGCGTGCAGGAGAACATGCAGCGCTTCGCCACCGCGATCGGCGGGGTCGGGCTCGACTGGCACGTGGTCATGATCAGCACGCAGGACTTCGTCAGCGTGCCCGAGCCGCTCGCGAGCGATCCGCGCTACCTGCTGATCGACCGCGCGGTCAGCTCCAACGAGCCGCTCCGCGCCCTGCTCGCCGAGTGGCCGCGCTACTCCGACTTCCTCCGCCGCGGCGCGATCAGCCACTTCATCGCGGTCACCGACGACGAGAGCGACCTCGGCTGGATGGAGTTCCAGACGGAGATGCGCCGCAACCTCATGCGCAACTTCATCTTCCACACCATCAGCTCGGAGGTCGCGGGGCCGTCGAGCTTCATGTACCCGAACGGGCAGCCGTGTCAGACGGGGTCCGGCTTCCCGCCCGAGGGCGCGGCCGAGCCGGGCGTGGAGTACTGGGAGCTGGCGAGCGCGACCGGCGGCCGCACCTTCTCGATCTGCACGCCGTCGAGCGAGTGGGTCTCGCTCTTCGACAGCCTGACGGCCGCGATCGCGGTGCCCCAGCGGATCCCGTGCGAGTACGACATCCCCGACCCGCCCGAGGGTGAGGAGCTGGATCTGATGCGGGTGAACGTGCGCTTCCGCTCGAGCGGCGGCGACTCGACGGTCTTCCCCTACGTGGGCGGCTCCGACGGCGCCGACTGCACCACGCCCGGCCGGTACTACGACGACCCCGCGGCGCCGACCCGCATCATCCTCTGTCCCAACGCCTGCACGCAGATCTCGGGCGACGCGGGCGGCCGGGTGGACGTGGAGCTCGGCTGCCAGACGTTCATCATCTGA
- a CDS encoding VOC family protein: MTDRPFRILGVQQIAVGASDKSRLRHLWIDLLGLEPRGSYRSEKENVDEDIAVCGEGAAEVEVDLMQPIDPEKRPKVDQPPLNHVGLWVDDLEKAVEWLSAQGVRFTPGGIRAGAAGHDVCFIHPKGSDDAPQGGEGVLIELVQAPR; encoded by the coding sequence ATGACCGACCGTCCGTTCCGCATCCTCGGCGTGCAGCAGATCGCCGTCGGCGCATCCGACAAGTCGCGCTTGCGCCACCTCTGGATCGATCTCCTCGGCCTCGAGCCGAGGGGCTCCTACCGCAGCGAGAAGGAGAACGTGGACGAGGACATCGCCGTCTGCGGCGAGGGCGCGGCCGAGGTGGAGGTCGACCTGATGCAGCCCATCGACCCGGAGAAGCGCCCCAAGGTCGACCAGCCGCCCCTCAACCACGTGGGGCTGTGGGTCGACGACCTGGAGAAGGCGGTCGAGTGGCTCTCCGCGCAGGGCGTGCGCTTCACGCCCGGCGGCATCCGCGCGGGCGCCGCCGGCCACGACGTCTGCTTCATCCACCCCAAGGGCAGCGACGACGCGCCTCAGGGCGGCGAGGGGGTCCTGATCGAGCTCGTGCAGGCGCCCCGCTGA
- a CDS encoding YchJ family metal-binding protein, which yields MAKGSRAKTCPCGSGEIYRACCAPFHAGAEPETLTALVRSRFAAFAMGDGAYLYRTTHPAHPLRARPKGAVVRELSSAKQRLRYRDLTVHAEQIDGDAGQALFTARVFERGRDVSFSELSDFARVDGGWRYLEGLTVPALDEAPASIEAFLETLE from the coding sequence ATGGCGAAGGGAAGTCGCGCCAAGACCTGCCCCTGCGGCAGCGGAGAGATCTACCGGGCCTGCTGCGCGCCGTTCCACGCGGGCGCCGAGCCCGAGACCCTGACCGCGCTGGTGCGCTCGCGCTTCGCGGCGTTCGCGATGGGCGACGGGGCGTACCTCTACCGCACCACGCACCCCGCCCACCCGCTGCGCGCCCGGCCGAAGGGCGCGGTGGTGCGAGAGCTGTCGAGCGCGAAGCAGCGGCTGCGCTACCGGGATCTGACGGTGCACGCCGAGCAGATCGACGGCGACGCGGGCCAGGCGCTCTTCACCGCGCGGGTCTTCGAGAGGGGCCGCGACGTCTCGTTCAGCGAGCTGAGCGACTTCGCGCGGGTCGACGGAGGCTGGCGCTACCTGGAGGGGCTCACCGTGCCCGCCCTCGACGAGGCGCCCGCGTCGATCGAAGCTTTCCTGGAGACCCTCGAGTGA
- a CDS encoding methyltransferase: MSEPTDAFDARLAPLASAYLPGALVAAAVELGLFERLTAPAAPEEVAASVGASVEGTARMLRALAALGVVRQTDEGRFDCPHHEALRADRPESVGALFLHHHRHVAPLFARLADSVRTGAPQHGAWSFASAPPASTAYEELARHPEEVALFLRAMDRDGRGVGERIASAVDLRGCDRLLDLGGGGGAIARGLLRAVPGLVVESVDLGPACAYARERSEAQGLGPRHRVFDRDLRRPLQLEPAPCVLLSAVLADFPPDERVTVMHNAAACVADGGTLLISERLLHDDRAGPVGAAMLSLLTFAAFGGDQLSPGDATELLARVGFGVVALCSAQEGERDLLVAERIEPARDA; encoded by the coding sequence GTGAGCGAGCCCACCGACGCGTTCGACGCGCGCCTCGCGCCGCTCGCCAGCGCCTACCTCCCGGGCGCGCTCGTCGCGGCCGCGGTGGAGCTCGGTCTCTTCGAGCGGCTCACCGCGCCGGCGGCGCCCGAGGAGGTCGCGGCGTCCGTCGGCGCCTCGGTCGAGGGGACCGCGCGGATGCTGCGCGCCCTGGCCGCGCTCGGCGTCGTGCGTCAGACCGACGAGGGTCGCTTCGACTGCCCTCATCACGAGGCGCTCCGCGCCGATCGCCCGGAGAGCGTGGGCGCCCTCTTCCTCCACCACCACCGCCACGTCGCGCCCCTCTTCGCGCGGCTGGCCGACAGCGTCCGCACCGGCGCCCCCCAGCACGGGGCGTGGTCGTTCGCGTCGGCGCCACCCGCGTCCACCGCCTACGAGGAGCTCGCGCGGCACCCCGAGGAGGTCGCGCTCTTCCTCCGCGCGATGGACCGCGACGGCCGCGGGGTCGGAGAGCGCATCGCCTCCGCGGTCGATCTGCGCGGGTGTGACCGGCTGCTCGATCTCGGCGGCGGCGGCGGCGCGATCGCGCGCGGCTTGCTCCGCGCGGTCCCGGGCTTGGTGGTCGAGAGCGTCGACCTCGGCCCCGCCTGCGCCTACGCGCGCGAGCGCAGCGAGGCGCAGGGGCTCGGGCCCCGGCACCGGGTGTTCGACCGCGACCTGCGGCGCCCGCTCCAGCTCGAGCCCGCGCCCTGCGTGCTCCTCTCGGCCGTGCTCGCGGACTTCCCGCCCGACGAGCGCGTGACCGTCATGCACAACGCGGCCGCCTGCGTCGCCGACGGCGGCACCCTGCTGATCAGCGAGCGCCTCCTCCACGACGATCGCGCCGGCCCCGTCGGCGCGGCCATGCTCTCGCTCCTGACCTTCGCCGCGTTCGGGGGAGACCAGCTGAGCCCCGGCGACGCGACCGAGCTCCTCGCCCGGGTGGGCTTCGGCGTGGTCGCGCTCTGCTCCGCCCAGGAGGGCGAGCGCGACCTCCTGGTCGCCGAGCGGATCGAGCCCGCCCGCGATGCGTGA
- the trpS gene encoding tryptophan--tRNA ligase — MKRSLTGVKPSGMVHVGNYLGAIRPALKLAEEYESFLFIADYHALTTMRDPARMREYTYDVAATWLACGLDPERIHMYRQSDRPEVFELTWALACVLATGQLERGHAYKAALDKGEAPNAGIFNYPVLMAADIVLYDADVVPVGKDQLQHLELTRDAAQRVNHLFGEGTLVVPEPRISEGPLVPGLDGEKMSKSKGNAISLFAPAKQLKKTVMKIVTGSEPLEAPKKAKGSTVFEIYRLVADPEQVKALEEKLENGGYGWGHAKQDLYEALEAELGPKRDTYHRLMADHAEVDRVLAAGAERVKPVAQGTLARLRDAVGIGRA, encoded by the coding sequence ATGAAGCGGTCGCTGACTGGTGTGAAGCCGTCCGGCATGGTGCACGTGGGGAACTACCTCGGCGCCATCCGTCCCGCGCTGAAGCTCGCCGAGGAGTACGAGAGCTTCCTCTTCATCGCCGACTACCACGCGCTGACGACGATGCGCGACCCGGCGAGGATGCGCGAGTACACCTACGACGTCGCGGCGACCTGGCTGGCCTGCGGGCTCGATCCCGAGCGCATCCACATGTACCGCCAGAGCGACCGGCCCGAGGTCTTCGAGCTGACCTGGGCCCTCGCCTGCGTGCTCGCCACCGGGCAGCTCGAGCGGGGCCACGCCTACAAGGCCGCGCTCGACAAGGGCGAGGCGCCGAACGCGGGCATCTTCAACTACCCCGTGCTCATGGCCGCGGACATCGTGCTCTACGACGCGGACGTCGTGCCCGTGGGCAAGGACCAGCTCCAGCACCTCGAGCTGACGCGCGACGCGGCGCAGCGGGTCAACCACCTCTTCGGCGAGGGCACGCTCGTGGTGCCGGAGCCGCGCATCTCCGAGGGCCCGCTCGTGCCGGGGCTCGACGGCGAGAAGATGAGCAAGAGCAAGGGCAACGCGATCTCGCTCTTCGCGCCCGCCAAGCAGCTCAAGAAGACGGTGATGAAGATCGTGACCGGCAGCGAGCCCCTCGAGGCGCCGAAGAAGGCGAAGGGCTCGACCGTGTTCGAGATCTACCGCCTCGTCGCGGATCCCGAGCAGGTGAAGGCGCTCGAGGAGAAGCTCGAGAACGGCGGCTACGGCTGGGGCCACGCCAAGCAGGACCTCTACGAGGCGCTCGAGGCGGAGCTGGGGCCGAAGCGAGACACCTACCATCGGCTGATGGCGGACCACGCCGAGGTCGATCGCGTGCTCGCGGCCGGCGCCGAGCGGGTCAAGCCGGTCGCGCAGGGCACCCTGGCCCGGCTCCGCGACGCGGTCGGCATCGGCCGCGCCTGA
- a CDS encoding response regulator, with protein sequence METSLRLLVVDDDEEHLELVRRLLSAYKFEVRTTSSPIGVSNLVREFLPNVILIDVNQPALSGDRILTLVRRNAKSMAKLVLFSSADPERLRQLAKSVEADGWIPKGLAPRELADQLRRVCAT encoded by the coding sequence ATGGAAACTTCTCTTCGCCTGCTCGTGGTCGATGACGACGAGGAGCACCTGGAGCTCGTGCGCCGTCTCCTGTCGGCATACAAGTTCGAGGTCCGGACGACGTCCTCGCCGATCGGCGTCTCGAACCTGGTCCGCGAGTTCCTGCCGAACGTCATCTTGATCGACGTCAACCAGCCCGCGCTCAGCGGCGACCGCATCCTGACGCTGGTCCGCCGCAACGCGAAGTCCATGGCCAAGCTGGTGCTCTTCTCATCCGCGGACCCGGAGCGCCTGCGTCAGCTCGCGAAATCGGTGGAGGCCGACGGCTGGATACCGAAGGGCTTGGCGCCGCGTGAGCTCGCCGACCAGCTCCGGAGAGTCTGCGCCACCTGA